One Peromyscus leucopus breed LL Stock chromosome 2, UCI_PerLeu_2.1, whole genome shotgun sequence DNA window includes the following coding sequences:
- the Aldh4a1 gene encoding delta-1-pyrroline-5-carboxylate dehydrogenase, mitochondrial, with amino-acid sequence MLFLPTLRRAMLSHFWRSAGLRWRHTSSLKVANEPILAFTQGSPERDALQKALKDLKGQTEAIPCVVGDEEVWTSSVQYQLSPFNHGHKVAKFCYADKALLNKAIEAALAARKEWDLKPVADRAQIFLKAADMLSGPRRAEVLAKTMVGQGKTVIQAEIDAAAELIDFFRFNAKFAVELEGEQPISVTPSTNRVVYRGLEGFVAAISPFNFTAIGGNLAGAPALMGNVVLWKPSDTAMLASYAVYRILREAGLPPNIIQFVPADGPTFGDTVTSSEHLCGINFTGSVPTFKHLWKQVAQNLDHYRTFPRLAGECGGKNFHFVHSSADVDSVVSGTVRSAFEYGGQKCSACSRLYVPQSLWPQIKGRLLEEHSRIKVGDPVEDFGTFFSAVIDAKAFARIKKWLEHARSSPSLSVLAGGQCNESVGYYVEPCIVESKDPQEPIMKEEIFGPVLTVYVYPDNKYRETLQLVDSTTSYGLTGAVFAQDKAIVQEATRMLRNAAGNFYINDKSTGSVVGQQPFGGARASGTNDKPGGPHYILRWTSPQVIKETHQPLGDWRYSYMQ; translated from the exons GCTGCGTTGGAGGCACACCTCCTCTCTCAAGGTGGCCAATGAACCCATCTTAGCATTCACTCAGGGCAGCCCCGAGCGGGATGCTCTTCAGAAG GCTCTGAAGGACCTGAAGGGCCAGACAGAAGCCATCCCGTGTGTTGTCGGGGACGAGGAGGTGTGGACGTCCAGTGTGCAGTACCAGCTGTCG CCCTTTAACCATGGACACAAGGTGGCCAAGTTCTGTTATGCGGACAAG GCCTTGCTCAACAAAGCCATTGAAGCTGCCTTGGCCGCCAGGAAAGAGTGGGACCTGAAGCCTGTGGCAGACCGGGCCCAGATCTTCCTGAAGGCGGCAGATATGCTGAGCGGGCCACGAAGGGCTGAGGTCCTTGCCAAGACCATGGTGGGACAG GGAAAGACCGTGATCCAAGCGGAGATCGATGCCGCAGCGGAGCTCATCGACTTCTTCCGATTCAACGCCAAGTTCGCCGTGGAGCTGGAGGGGGAGCAGCCCATCAGCGTGACACCCAGCACCAACCGCGTGGTGTACCGGGGGCTGGAG ggCTTCGTGGCGGCCATCTCACCCTTCAATTTCACCGCAATCGGAGGCAACCTGGCAGGCGCCCCGGCCCTGATG GGCAATGTGGTCCTGTGGAAGCCCAGCGACACTGCCATGCTGGCTAGCTATGCGGTCTACCGCATCCTCCGGGAGGCTGGCTTGCCCCCCAACATAATCCAGTTTGTGCCAGCTGATGGGCCAACATTCGGGGACACGGTCACCAGCTCAGAACACCTCTGTGGCATCAACTTCACAGGCAGTGTGCC CACCTTCAAACACCTGTGGAAGCAGGTGGCCCAGAATCTGGACCATTACCGGACCTTCCCGCGCCTGGCCGGAG AGTGTGGCGGGAAGAATTTCCATTTCGTGCACAGCTCGGCCGACGTGGACAGCGTGGTGAGCGGGACGGTGCGCTCGGCCTTCGAGTATGGTGGCCAGAAGTGCTCAGCCTGCTCGCGCCTCTAcgtgccacagtctctgtggccACAGATCAAAGGGCGGCTGCTGGAAGAACACAGCAGGATCAAAGTGGGCGAC CCTGTAGAGGACTTTGGGACCTTCTTCTCTGCAGTGATTGATGCCAAG GCCTTCGCACGCATCAAGAAGTGGCTGGAGCATGCGCGTTCCTCGCCCAGCCTCAGTGTCCTGGCAGGGGGCCAGTGCAACGAGTCGGTGGGTTACTACGTGGAGCCGTGCATCGTCGAGAGCAAGGACCCTCAGGAGCCCATCATGAAGGAG GAGATCTTCGGTCCTGTGCTGACCGTGTATGTGTACCCGGATAACAAGTACAGAGAGACGCTGCAGCTGGTCGACAGCACCACCAGCTATGGCCTCACGGGGGCAGTGTTCGCCCAGGATAA GGCAATCGTCCAGGAGGCCACGAGGATGCTGAGGAATGCAGCTGGCAACTTCTACATCAACGACAAGTCCACTGGGTCCGTGGTGGGCCAGCAGCCCTTCGGGGGTGCCCGGGCCTCAG GAACCAATGACAAGCCAGGAGGCCCCCACTACATCCTGCGCTGGACATCGCCCCAGGTCATCAAGGAAACTCATCAGCCCCTGGGGGACTGGCGATACTCCTACATGCAGTGA